In Anomalospiza imberbis isolate Cuckoo-Finch-1a 21T00152 chromosome 10, ASM3175350v1, whole genome shotgun sequence, the following proteins share a genomic window:
- the PIGX gene encoding phosphatidylinositol-glycan biosynthesis class X protein isoform X1 — MGHWDGILPLRVWRLWHRLPREAVAGSVQGQTWSTLVLGKVSLLKAEGWNELGFEVSSNPNQEICSALITVSYFFPSSGRGFADEALVSYKTFPAPVVAVLLHCRLCVTLDVQAACRDTTVTQELLKEGFHRDLLVKVELGEDAGGCAVAAQMRLPPGIYVDPYELAALQEHNLTKAVLFPDVIDVEAPEYLAKALVLLLFLEPDARCSRCFRAAVPVHARYHRPARGTHEALVPLESPEVLLCCCHSHLSAECWEPAEVDTPCSSDTSSPCQWHTTKHRPAYKESMLRVPVGLREHSSLVCALTLLTTGLCSGLILAAACKYGHFSQ; from the exons atgggacatTGGGACGGAATTCTTCCCTTGAGGGTctggaggctctggcacaggctgcccagagaagctgtggctggaagtgttcaaggacagACCTGGAGTACCCTGGTCTTgggcaaggtgtccctgctcaaaGCTGAGGGTTGGAACGAGCTGGGTtttgaggtctcttccaacccaaaccaagaAATCTGTTCTGCTTTGATCACAGTCAGTTacttcttcccttcttctgggAGAGGGTTTGCAGATGAGGCGTTGGTGAGTTATAAAACTTTTCCAGCCCCTGTGGTCGCTGTGCTGTTACACTGTCGGCTCTGTGTCACCTTAGATGTGCAGGCAGCCTGTCGGGACACCACTGTCACACAGGAGCTCCTGAAAGAGGGCTTTCACAG GGACCTGCTGGTGAAGGTGGAGCTGGGGGAGGATGCAGGAGGATGTGCAGTGGCAGCTCAAATGCGCCTGCCGCCGGGAATCTACGTGGATCCCTACGAGCTGGCAGCGCTGCAGGAGCACAATCTGACAAAG GCAGTGTTATTTCCTGATGTCATTGACGTGGAGGCTCCCGAGTACTTGGCCAAGgctcttgtcctgctgctgttcctggagcCGGACGCGCGCTGCTCCCGCTGCTTCCGCGCCGCCGTGCCCGTGCACGCGCGGTACCACCGGCCGGCCCGGGGCACACACGAGGCCTTGGTGCCTCTGGAGAGCCCGgaggtgctgctctgctgctgccaca GTCACCTGTCTGCAGAGTGCTGGGAGCCAGCTGAAGTGGACACACCCTGCTCATCTGATACCAGCAGTCCCTGTCAGTGGCACACCACAAAACACAGACCC gCATACAAGGAATCGATGCTGAGGGTTCCTGTGGGGCTCAGGGAGCACAGTTCCCTGGTGTGTGCGCTGACCCTGCTCaccacagggctctgctctggccTCATCCTCGCTGCTGCCTGCAAGTACGGACACTTCTCGCAGTGA
- the PIGX gene encoding phosphatidylinositol-glycan biosynthesis class X protein isoform X2, whose translation MAGGRRGPVRVGAALGALLCALHVQAACRDTTVTQELLKEGFHRDLLVKVELGEDAGGCAVAAQMRLPPGIYVDPYELAALQEHNLTKAVLFPDVIDVEAPEYLAKALVLLLFLEPDARCSRCFRAAVPVHARYHRPARGTHEALVPLESPEVLLCCCHSHLSAECWEPAEVDTPCSSDTSSPCQWHTTKHRPAYKESMLRVPVGLREHSSLVCALTLLTTGLCSGLILAAACKYGHFSQ comes from the exons atggcgggcgggcggcgggggccggTGCGGGTCGGGGCCGCGCTGGGCGCGCTGCTCTGCGCCCTCC ATGTGCAGGCAGCCTGTCGGGACACCACTGTCACACAGGAGCTCCTGAAAGAGGGCTTTCACAG GGACCTGCTGGTGAAGGTGGAGCTGGGGGAGGATGCAGGAGGATGTGCAGTGGCAGCTCAAATGCGCCTGCCGCCGGGAATCTACGTGGATCCCTACGAGCTGGCAGCGCTGCAGGAGCACAATCTGACAAAG GCAGTGTTATTTCCTGATGTCATTGACGTGGAGGCTCCCGAGTACTTGGCCAAGgctcttgtcctgctgctgttcctggagcCGGACGCGCGCTGCTCCCGCTGCTTCCGCGCCGCCGTGCCCGTGCACGCGCGGTACCACCGGCCGGCCCGGGGCACACACGAGGCCTTGGTGCCTCTGGAGAGCCCGgaggtgctgctctgctgctgccaca GTCACCTGTCTGCAGAGTGCTGGGAGCCAGCTGAAGTGGACACACCCTGCTCATCTGATACCAGCAGTCCCTGTCAGTGGCACACCACAAAACACAGACCC gCATACAAGGAATCGATGCTGAGGGTTCCTGTGGGGCTCAGGGAGCACAGTTCCCTGGTGTGTGCGCTGACCCTGCTCaccacagggctctgctctggccTCATCCTCGCTGCTGCCTGCAAGTACGGACACTTCTCGCAGTGA
- the CEP19 gene encoding centrosomal protein of 19 kDa: MATARRGGTGPGEEREEEEEEEEEEEEAFCAARGSAAARADGAAMTFSAQKCGICFQPPSIILIYRDSSQDKTRQRIMPVRNFSKFSDCSRAAEQLKNNPRHKAYLEGVSLRQLQKLYSLLRGHLEGQSLAESLEKFQQEETIDPEEDMNKLDDKELAKRKSIMDKLFEKNRKKKDDPDFVYNVEVEFPQDEQLESCAWDMESDEEI; encoded by the exons atggcaaccgcccggagagGCGGGACCGGCCCGggggaggagcgggaggaggaggaggaggaagaggaggaggaagaagaggctTTCTGCGCCGCCCGAG GGAGCGCTGCTGCGCGCGCGGATGGAGCCGCGATGACTTTCAGCGCACAGAAATGCGGGATCTGCTTCCAGCCCCCATCCATCATCCTCATCTacagagacagcagccaggACAAGACTCGCCAGCGCATCATGCCCGTCAGGAATTTCTCCAAGTTCTCAG actgcagcagggctgccgAGCAGCTGAAGAACAACCCTCGGCACAAGGCCTACCTGGAAGGGGTCTCTCTGCGCCAGCTCCAGAAGCTCTACAGCTTGCTGAGAGGCCATTTGGAAGGACAGAGCCTGGCTGAGAGCTTGGAAAAGTTTCAGCAGGAAGAGACCATTGACCCAGAGGAGGATATGAACAAACTGGATGACAAGGAACTGGCCAAAAGGAAGAGCATCATGGACAAGCTCTTCGAAAAGAACAGGAAGAAGAAGGATGACCCTGACTTCGTTTACAACGTTGAGGTGGAGTTCCCACAGGATGAGCAGCTGGAGTCCTGTGCCTGGGACATGGAGTCGGATGAAGAAATCTGA
- the NRROS gene encoding transforming growth factor beta activator LRRC33 yields the protein MEAPLPGLSLLLLLLAVGWGSGMDAAWAPSPGGCELVQSVMDCTGRWLSSIPANLRGDTEELFLDDNTIQVLGNASLLLYSQLWHLSLTRNRLELIEPGAFLSSQGLEVLSLTDNLLFTNYSLTAAALSALPALRMLDLAGNQLREDMVSVLVSNLSSLESLSVARNIIMRLDSSIFTNLTELLELNLEKNYIFEIDNAFEGLQRLQRLNIAYNYLPCLVGFDLTQLRVLNVSNNVIEWFLTLEIDDLFELEVLDLSHNRLLFFPVLPQKSKLHSLLLQDNRMSFYQRLPNGTSLANVTMQFLIIDGNFTNITTVRLWDELCHSNLSSLRLLDMSQNEVWGLPDDFLAQMPSLTHLKLNQNCLEAFHLSEEDPLAMLTELDLSQNQLVELGVKVGVGDILPSLQLFNLSTNRLQALPPGIFTHTRKITTLDLSRNQVDLCPQPGEAESLACVDIRGVETLTHLSLAGCGLQGMSGRPFQGTSLIHLDLSDNRQALSGDLGWLQDLVLTLQVLSLRNTSLSSTAVDLSALNSLVRLDLSGNSLAAFPTSLGTLRLRSLDLRDNCLPALPLDVVQVPLGRSLQEIYLSRNPYNCCTLGWWDALQQAEGLRVPDGREVTCSHGSRALSPGALPEPVLQSCRWQTADLALLYLVLALPTCLTLLVAFVVIFLMLKEKLLKMVKTRCGVSSPY from the exons ATGGAGGCCCCGCTCCCTGGTCTCTCCCTGCTTCTTCTCCTCctggcagtgggatggggaagCGGGATGGATGCAGCCTGGGCACCATCTCCTGGGGGCTGTGAGCTT gtgcAGAGCGTCATGGACTGCACTGGCAGATGGCTGAGTTCCATCCCAGCAAACCTTCGAGGTGATACTGAGGAGCTGTTTCTTGATGACAACACTATCCAGGTCCTGGGCAATGCCTCTCTGCTCCTGTATTCCCAGCTCTGGCATCTCAGCTTGACCAGGAACCGGCTGGAGCTCATTGAGCCCGGTGCTTTCCTCAGCAGCCAAGGCCTTGAGGTGCTCTCCTTGACAGACAACCTGCTCTTCACCAACTACTCATTGACAGCCGCTGCCCTTTCCGCTCTGCCAGCCTTGAGGATGCTGGATCTGGCTGGAAACCAGCTCAGGGAGGACATGGTATCAGTTTTAGTCTCAAACCTCTCTTCCTTGGAGTCCCTGTCTGTGGCCAGGAACATCATCATGAGGTTGGATTCATCCATCTTCACAAACctgacagagctgctggagctgaacCTGGAGAAGAACTACATCTTTGAGATTGACAATGCTTTTGAAgggctgcagaggctgcagaggCTCAACATAGCTTACAACTACCTCCCGTGTCTGGTGGGGTTTGACCTGACCCAGCTCAGGGTGCTCAATGTCAGCAACAATGTCATTGAGTGGTTTCTGACCCTGGAAATTGATGACCTCTttgagctggaggtgctggacCTGTCCCACAATCGCCTCCTGTTCttccctgtgctgccccagAAGAGCAAGCTGCACTCCTTGCTGCTGCAGGACAACAGGATGAGCTTCTACCAGCGTCTCCCCAATGGCACCTCCCTGGCCAACGTCACCATGCAGTTCCTGATCATTGATGGCAACTTCACCAACATCACAACAGTCAGGCTCTGGGACGAGCTCTGCCACAGCAACCTCTCCTCCCTGCGCCTCCTAGACATGAGCCAGAACGAGGTCTGGGGCCTGCCAGATGATTTCCTGGCCCAGATGCCCTCCCTGACCCACCTGAAGCTCAACCAGAACTGCCTGGAGGCATTTCACCTGTCGGAGGAGGACCCCTTGGCCATGCTGACAGAGCTGGACCTCAGCCAAAACCAGTTGGTGGAGCTGGGGGTGAAGGTGGGCGTTGGGGAcatcctgcccagcctgcagctctTCAACCTCAGCACCAATAGGCTGCAGGCTCTTCCTCCCGGGATTTTCACCCACACCAGGAAGATCACTACCCTGGACCTCAGCCGCAACCAGGTTGacctctgtccccagccaggTGAGGCCGAGAGTCTCGCCTGCGTGGACATCAGGGGTGTGGAGACCTTGACCCATCTCTCCTTGGCCGGCTGTGGTCTGCAGGGCATGAGTGGCCGCCCCTTCCAGGGGACATCGCTGATTCATCTGGACCTCTCTGACAACCGCCAGGCGCTGTCTGGGGACCTGGGGTGGCTGCAGGACCTTGTCCTGACACTGCAGGTGCTGTCTCTGAGGAACACCAGCCTCTCTTCCACCGCTGTGGACCTCTCTGCCCTGAACAGCCTCGTGCGCTTGGACCTTTCTGGGAATTCCTTGGCTGCATTCCCCACCTCACTGGGCACCCTGAGGCTGCGCAGCCTGGACCTGCGGGACAACTGcctcccggcgctgccgctgGATGTGGTGCAGGTGCCACTGGGGAGGAGCCTGCAGGAGATCTACCTCAGCCGAAACCCCTACAACTGCTGCACGCTAGGCTGGTGGGACGCCCTGCAGCAGGCCGAGGGGCTGCGCGTCCCCGACGGGCGGGAGGTGACCTGCAGCCACGGCTCCCGTGCGCTGAGCCCCGGCGCGCTGCCCGAGCCcgtcctgcagagctgccgaTGGCAGACGGCCGACCTGGCGCTGCTCTACCTGGTGCTGGCTCTGCCCACCTGCCTGACGCTCCTGGTGGCCTTCGTTGTCATCTTCCTCATGCTCAAGGAGAAGCTGCTGAAAATGGTGAAAACCCGCTGTGGCGTGTCCAGCCCTTACTAA